The Candidatus Zixiibacteriota bacterium genome contains the following window.
CTTTCAAGCCGGACAATTCCGTGTCGGCCGGATGGTGATGCTCATACATAGTCTGGGGCATTTTCCCATTTATCCACGCGGTGTTCATCGGATAGACAGTCGGGTTGAAGATTGTCGAGTACATGTGCCAGACCAAAATTGCAAGCATCGCGAGCCATGCCTCGTAGTAATGGATGACCAGCATGACATCCAGCACGCCCTTCGGGAATATCGCCACGATGTAGTTATCGAACCAGAGAAAGAACCCGGTGATAATCATGACGGCGGTGCCCCATACCAGCGCCCAGTACTCAGCCTTCTCCACATAATCGAAGCGACCGAACTTGGGTTTGTCCTTCTTCCATCCGAGGTTGTAGCCCACCATATGCAGAAAATCCTCGAAATCTCTCTTCACGGGAAAAATGTCTCTTAGAAACACCGTTCCTCGCTTGCCCATGAGGTAAAACAGGTGCCACAGGGTCGTGCCGACCAACACTACCGCTGCCACTCTGTGAATGACTCCCCGCACAGGGAATCCGCCTTCCCATCCAAAAAACCATTGCACCCAGAAAGCGTTGGAGAATCTCAGTGCAAATCCGGATATTACCAGCACCACGAAGGACACCATCAGGAAGTTGTGCTGCCAGACCTCATTGTAGTTCATTCGCCTGACCTGCGGCTTTCGGATTACATGCTGAATCTCTTTACGCAGATCAATCAGCCAGTGAAATACCATGGTTCCGATTATAATAAATATTGCTATGATGTATACATGTCTCACTACACCGGCCACGGGAGTCTGAGTAATTCCGGGAGTGCCATGGATAGGAGTTTGCGCCATTTCGGATGAGATACCGGGGTGGCAGTGACCACATGTCTCTTTAAGATTATCAAAATGAATGGATGATGTCGGATCAGTGTGCGGAAGAATCCTGTGAGCCCCGTGACAGGACGAACAATTGGCCACAGTCATATCCCCTGCCTTGCTCTTCAATCCATGATAGCTGTCGACGTACGTCTGCAGTCGTCTCGACGGAATGCCATACTTCTCATTGAGAGATGCTGATTCATGACATGGAGAGCAGGTCGCTTCAGCCAGCCGTGACGCACTGACCGGGGAGCGAGGATCGCTGGGTGAGATGATTCCGTGTTCGCCGTGGCAGTGCGTACACACCGGAGCATCCACCTCGCCCCGCAGCACGAGTTTACCGTGAATGCCTTCCCAGTAGTCGGCCTCAGTATTCCGATGGCACTTTCCGCAGGTCTTCGGAATATTGAAGTGACTGATTGTTGATTCAGTATCATTTGGAGCCAGAATTCGGTGCGCAGTCCCGCCGGTCGAATGGCAGTCATTGCAGGTCGCAGCGGAATAGACACCACCAAGTGACGCTTTACCGTGCACACTCGTTTGATACACCTCCACCGCATGACCGTAAAGAATCTCGTGCTTCTCGGTCAAGTCTATGTCCTCATGGCAGTGACCGCATGTCTTGGGCAGATTCTGAGGATTTGTCGAAGAAGTCTTCTCCGTTGATGGCAGGATGTCATGAGAACCGTGACAATTGGCGCATGTCGGAATATCCTGTCCATCGGGGATTCTCAATCTTCCATGCCACTGGTAAGTGGCCGCCTCATCGCCATGACATGTGCCGCAATCTACACTGGGCAATGTCTCTTCGTGGGGAAGTTCCCCGATGCTCGCGTGACAGTCGATGCATTCAAAATCCCGATGGATTGAAGACTTGAGCACCACATCAACAGTCTGTCCGCTCTCGCCGACAGACGCATCATGGCACTCAAGACAGGTCTCTTTGCCAAAATCCATAGCGTCCTGCGAATAGGCGATACCTGCGAAAACAGTGATGGAAATGAATGTTGCGGAAATTCTCGAGATGATTGTATTTCTCATAACGTCTTATCCTCGAAGTGCTTCATCATCAGATATGCATCCGAGCTTCAACAAGCAAGACAAATATGACGTTTTTTCTCCTGCATGTCAACAGGAATTGTGAAAAAGATCACATGTACAACTAGAGTGACATTGGCCACATTTAGATCGAGGCAATCAATTCGAGTACCGCAAAGCTCTAATAACCGGTATCAGGAGTGTGGCATTCTGTACATTTCACATCCCGCCACATCTCGTCTATATCTTCGGGGTGCTTGAAGTCGATGCCGGCGATGTCACTTGCGAGTTCCTCGACTTTCTCAGATGGTCCCTGAGCGATGATCAGGTGACAGGTCTCACACGAATGCGATATTGCCTTTCCCTCCGAGTTCTGCATCATGCCGTCGTGACATCGAAAACAGCCATCATTGACGAAATGGCTCAGATTGTTTTCGCGCTGGCGGTAGTCTGTGCGCATTTCAGGGAAGAAGCTGGCGTCGTAGATTGTTTTCAACATATCTGCCGCTTGCTCAATCGAAGTCTTCGCAGAATCTGCAAATGCAGGAAACTTTGACTTGTAGTATTCAAAAAGACCAGATTCAATTGCAGCGAGAGCCTCTTCCTTGGTCGAGTAGTCAGCGTTGAGAAGGCCCAGCCCCACCTGCCGGATGTAAGGAAGTCTCGTAGATATGCTTCCTGATGAAAGAGCCAGATTGATCGATTTGGCTGGGGGAAGGAAAGCATGGCTTGGCCTGTTGTGGCAGTCCATGCAGTCGAACTTCCTGATCTCAGTCGCCGGATCATTGATGTCCGGAATATCTTCTGACGGATCAGTGTAGATTACAGTTTCGCCTTCCGAAGTGACGAGTCGTACCCACGGAATATTTTCGCGTTTGGGATCGGTAGCAATATATTCGACATTGTTCGCTGAGAGCATGTGCCAGTGAATACCTCCGACTTCCCCTGTACGCGGGTTTCCACCACCGATTTTCATGAGCAACTTAGTCGTCCATGGAGAGTTCTGCTCGTCCGTTTTGTAGTATGTATGCGTGATCATTTTCTCGCCATAGAACTGACGTGGCCAATGGCATCCCTCG
Protein-coding sequences here:
- a CDS encoding cytochrome b/b6 domain-containing protein codes for the protein MRNTIISRISATFISITVFAGIAYSQDAMDFGKETCLECHDASVGESGQTVDVVLKSSIHRDFECIDCHASIGELPHEETLPSVDCGTCHGDEAATYQWHGRLRIPDGQDIPTCANCHGSHDILPSTEKTSSTNPQNLPKTCGHCHEDIDLTEKHEILYGHAVEVYQTSVHGKASLGGVYSAATCNDCHSTGGTAHRILAPNDTESTISHFNIPKTCGKCHRNTEADYWEGIHGKLVLRGEVDAPVCTHCHGEHGIISPSDPRSPVSASRLAEATCSPCHESASLNEKYGIPSRRLQTYVDSYHGLKSKAGDMTVANCSSCHGAHRILPHTDPTSSIHFDNLKETCGHCHPGISSEMAQTPIHGTPGITQTPVAGVVRHVYIIAIFIIIGTMVFHWLIDLRKEIQHVIRKPQVRRMNYNEVWQHNFLMVSFVVLVISGFALRFSNAFWVQWFFGWEGGFPVRGVIHRVAAVVLVGTTLWHLFYLMGKRGTVFLRDIFPVKRDFEDFLHMVGYNLGWKKDKPKFGRFDYVEKAEYWALVWGTAVMIITGFFLWFDNYIVAIFPKGVLDVMLVIHYYEAWLAMLAILVWHMYSTIFNPTVYPMNTAWINGKMPQTMYEHHHPADTELSGLKGKAPANETVKKDEPDRN
- a CDS encoding NapC/NirT family cytochrome c, encoding MAEVMIRRRTLFRHPLAAIGGSLILVSGFLFVMLFLIDVGSSEDNPYLPLLTFIIVPSIGVVGVLLFLISVWLQVRAARRRGEKVKFNLAIDPYDPAYVRNLRRFLLLTAILIIASAYGGTRAYDATESTEFCGETCHEVMGPQNVTYHNSAHARVACAKCHIGPGASFRVKYKFDGIRQLFATALNTFSRPIETPVHSLRPAQETCEGCHWPRQFYGEKMITHTYYKTDEQNSPWTTKLLMKIGGGNPRTGEVGGIHWHMLSANNVEYIATDPKRENIPWVRLVTSEGETVIYTDPSEDIPDINDPATEIRKFDCMDCHNRPSHAFLPPAKSINLALSSGSISTRLPYIRQVGLGLLNADYSTKEEALAAIESGLFEYYKSKFPAFADSAKTSIEQAADMLKTIYDASFFPEMRTDYRQRENNLSHFVNDGCFRCHDGMMQNSEGKAISHSCETCHLIIAQGPSEKVEELASDIAGIDFKHPEDIDEMWRDVKCTECHTPDTGY